From the genome of Mucispirillum schaedleri ASF457:
TATTTTTCATTTTTTTTATAGTTATCAATTATAACAGAAAGTTTTTCCTGATTATATGTTTCATCTATGATAAAGGCTTGTATAAGCTGTGACATTTCTTTAATTTCAAGCATAACTTCTTTTTCAATAACATCAAATATTTCATATATGTTTTTAAAATATAAGTAAAAGACCCCTCTGTTATATCCAGCAAGGTTAGTTATTTCAGAAATTCTTATTTTGCTTATTTCTTTTTCAGAATACAGTTTCCAAAATGCATCTTTTAAAATTTCAGGTGTTTTTAATTTATTTTTATTGTCCATAAACTTATCCTTAATATTTAACATATATTATATTTAATCTTAAATTAATTCAACAAAAAATATGCTTTATTGCATAAAATCTATGATACAAAAAATCAGATAATATCTTAATAGATTAGCAGTTTTTTTAAAAAACTGTTACTTGTAGTGAATATAGCAAGAGAATTTAAAATAAACTATGTTTTACTGAGCCTTAAAAGCGAAGGAACTTATTTTATCCTTTATTTTCAAATTCATCCTTGAATTTGAAAAACCACGCTTGGTCGCAGTAAATGCTCCCATCGCTTACTTTCAGACGGGACTTCCTGTCCCTGCATTATCTTACTGAATCTGCTTCTATGGCATACTGAGCTTGATTTATAAGCGAAGTATCTAAAAACAGATAATTTAAATATATTATATATTGATGTAACATATATAAGTTAGATTTTTCGCCTTTAAAAATCAGGCTCATAATGACATAATTGTAATAGTTTTTGGGTAAGTCCAATTTATTCTTCAGAGTTGCTACAGCACAATGTCTATTCTGAGCATAGCGAAGAATCTTAATTTATCCTTTATTAAAAAATATATTTATATATTTTTTAAACCACGCTATGCCGAAACAAGTTCGTCTATCGCTTACTTTCAGACGGCTCGTCCTGAGCCTGCTTCTATGTCTTGCTGAGCCAAGGGCTAAGCATCTAAAAAGCAGATAGTTTAAATATATCATATACTATTGCAATATATATAGTTCAGATTTTTCGCCTTTAAAAATCAGGCTCATAATGACTGATACTCAAAAATTTTTGGGTAAATCCAGAAATCTATTAAAAAACTTTTTAATAATATTAAATCTCTGTTTTATTATTTATTTAATAACTTCATATTTTATTAATATTTATTATAATGAATTTTTGAGCTGTCAAATCTGTCAATAAATTTATGCTTATCTTTAGAATAGCCTATTGCAATTACTGCAAATGGAGTAATATTTTCTGGCATATTAAAATGTTTTTTTAAACCCTGAATGCGTTTTTCATCTGGATATGTCCCTATCCAGACAGAACCAAGCCCAAGTTCTGCTGCCTGTAATAATATATTTTGAATAGATGCAGATAAATCCTGCGGATACCATGCAAGTCCATTTTCGCTCCTGTAAGTTGTTTTTTCATTGCCTAAAACAATTATTACAAGTGGAGCAAGTGATGCAAGCACATAGTGTCTATCAATTGGGGCAATGCTGTCTATTATTTCTTCATCATCAAGAACTAAAAATTCCCAAGGCTGTTTATTACATGCTGATGGTGCCTGCATAGCAGCACGAAGAAGTATATCTATTTTTTCCTGCTCAACTTTTTTTTCTTTAATAAATGAGCGGATAGAGCGGCGGGAAAAAATAGTGCTTTCATTAATATTTTTCATAAGTAACCCCTTTATATCTTTAATGGACTATTATCTATATTTTTAAATAAATTTCAAGATACAATTATTTGGTAAATTCTAAAAACGATTGCGAAAAAGTGAATAAATAAAAAAGTGGTTGTTAAAACTCTTTAAATAAAATAATATTTTTTAGCCAAAAAATAGAGTAAGAGAGGTAACAACCACAAATGGATACTACACCAAAAAATCGTAAAAATAAACACTTAAATGCATTTGAGTGTTATAAATTAGAAGGTCTGTTGAAATCCAAAGTTAGTGTGTTGGAAATAGCGTAGATATTATGCAGGTCTAAAAGCACGATATACCGAGAAATAAAGCGAGGGACAGTGGAATTTCTCAACAGTGACTTGAGTGTAAGGAAAGAATAT
Proteins encoded in this window:
- a CDS encoding TetR/AcrR family transcriptional regulator — translated: MDNKNKLKTPEILKDAFWKLYSEKEISKIRISEITNLAGYNRGVFYLYFKNIYEIFDVIEKEVMLEIKEMSQLIQAFIIDETYNQEKLSVIIDNYKKNEKYLRVLFTKNDNPRFMMRMKKMLKDNLINEAKKANCHKENIEYYIEYYVSGVVSLLIHWFIYGSKLSVDEFSKLVVEITGLESVKILKLIYGKD
- a CDS encoding nitroreductase family protein, which codes for MKNINESTIFSRRSIRSFIKEKKVEQEKIDILLRAAMQAPSACNKQPWEFLVLDDEEIIDSIAPIDRHYVLASLAPLVIIVLGNEKTTYRSENGLAWYPQDLSASIQNILLQAAELGLGSVWIGTYPDEKRIQGLKKHFNMPENITPFAVIAIGYSKDKHKFIDRFDSSKIHYNKY